The Halomonas sp. 7T genome contains a region encoding:
- a CDS encoding NAD(P)H-hydrate dehydratase has translation MPTLSTSSLRPLYKAAQVRELDRRTIAGGIESFALMQRAASSAWHSFRSRWPQARSVTVLCGSGNNGGDGHVLAALAMQAGLKVQRITLKPLHELKNDAARAAALATAAGVGCEAWQAGTALVGDVIVDALLGTGLTGDVEGEIRRAIEAINAAQQPVLALDIPSGIAADSGAVLGVAVEAFCTVTFIGDKIGLHTGDAPAYAGEIDFRPLGVKAQVFFDIPPTAWRLDDALLQSAFTPRSRTSHKGNLGHVLVMGGAPGFGGAALLASQAAARLGAGKVSLATSPDHITASLVRCPEVMAHAVRGAAEASELPCRADVVVVGPGLGQGAWGQAMLQCALQSKTPLVVDADGLNLLVSHWPDLRRDDWVLTPHPGEAARLLGCTVAEIQSDRPAAAQALQRARGGVVLLKGAGSLVAGPTGLVVCPYGNPGMASGGMGDVLSGMLGTLMAQCQSSEQAAWLGVMAHALAGDEAAKAEGERGLLASDLASYARALINP, from the coding sequence GTGCCCACGTTAAGTACTTCTTCGCTACGCCCCCTCTATAAAGCGGCTCAAGTGCGTGAGCTCGATCGACGGACGATTGCCGGGGGAATTGAAAGTTTTGCCCTAATGCAGCGCGCGGCTTCAAGTGCGTGGCATAGCTTTCGCTCTCGCTGGCCCCAGGCGCGCAGCGTCACTGTGCTGTGCGGTAGTGGTAATAATGGAGGCGATGGCCACGTGCTGGCGGCTTTAGCCATGCAGGCGGGGTTAAAAGTACAGCGCATCACCCTTAAGCCTCTGCATGAATTAAAAAATGATGCCGCACGGGCGGCAGCGCTTGCGACTGCCGCAGGCGTAGGCTGCGAGGCGTGGCAGGCGGGTACCGCGCTGGTTGGCGATGTGATTGTGGATGCGCTACTGGGGACGGGGCTGACGGGGGATGTAGAAGGTGAGATACGCCGAGCCATTGAGGCAATTAATGCTGCCCAACAGCCAGTGCTGGCGCTGGATATACCGTCGGGGATCGCGGCTGATAGCGGTGCCGTACTGGGCGTGGCGGTTGAAGCGTTCTGCACGGTGACATTTATTGGCGACAAAATTGGTTTGCATACCGGTGACGCGCCTGCCTATGCCGGCGAGATAGACTTTCGCCCGTTAGGGGTGAAGGCTCAGGTGTTTTTTGACATTCCACCAACGGCTTGGCGGTTAGACGACGCACTGCTGCAGTCAGCCTTTACGCCGCGCTCTCGAACCAGTCATAAAGGCAACCTGGGGCATGTGTTGGTGATGGGGGGCGCGCCGGGGTTTGGGGGAGCGGCGTTGCTTGCTTCCCAGGCGGCGGCACGGTTAGGCGCTGGTAAAGTCAGTTTAGCCACTTCGCCGGATCATATAACGGCGAGCTTAGTGCGCTGTCCTGAAGTGATGGCTCATGCCGTGCGTGGCGCTGCTGAGGCAAGTGAACTGCCCTGTCGGGCTGATGTCGTGGTAGTGGGTCCGGGGTTGGGGCAGGGGGCGTGGGGGCAGGCAATGTTACAATGCGCTCTGCAGTCAAAGACACCCCTGGTGGTGGATGCCGACGGGCTTAATCTATTAGTCAGCCATTGGCCGGATCTGCGGCGCGACGATTGGGTGTTAACACCTCATCCCGGCGAAGCTGCACGGCTGTTGGGATGTACGGTGGCTGAGATTCAGTCAGATCGCCCCGCAGCGGCACAGGCGCTGCAGCGCGCACGGGGTGGCGTTGTGTTATTAAAAGGCGCGGGTAGCTTAGTGGCTGGGCCAACCGGCTTAGTGGTATGTCCATACGGTAACCCCGGCATGGCCAGCGGTGGTATGGGGGATGTACTGAGTGGCATGTTGGGCACACTGATGGCCCAGTGTCAAAGTAGTGAGCAAGCTGCCTGGTTAGGCGTGATGGCCCACGCGCTAGCCGGGGACGAAGCGGCAAAAGCAGAGGGCGAGCGTGGTCTGCTGGCAAGTGATCTGGCATCCTATGCACGAGCATTAATTAATCCGTGA
- the tsaE gene encoding tRNA (adenosine(37)-N6)-threonylcarbamoyltransferase complex ATPase subunit type 1 TsaE yields MQVQLKDERSHVAFGEALGLALRGSGRVYLEGDLGAGKTTLTRGVLRAYGYQGAVKSPTYTLIEPYELVEQRIYHLDLYRLSDPEELEFIGGRDVLADDALCLIEWPSRGEGWLPAPDLRIVLSVADQGRLALLVAGSAIGERVLNTLAKQADEMQQEHGVTQWI; encoded by the coding sequence ATGCAAGTGCAATTAAAAGATGAAAGGTCTCATGTTGCCTTCGGAGAGGCATTAGGGCTAGCGCTAAGAGGCTCTGGGCGTGTTTATTTAGAGGGCGACTTGGGGGCTGGAAAAACAACGCTAACGCGCGGCGTGTTAAGGGCCTACGGCTACCAAGGGGCGGTGAAAAGCCCAACGTACACGCTAATTGAGCCTTACGAGCTCGTCGAGCAGCGTATTTACCACTTGGATTTGTATCGACTCTCTGACCCTGAAGAGCTTGAATTTATCGGAGGTCGAGATGTGCTGGCTGACGATGCACTCTGTCTTATCGAGTGGCCAAGCCGTGGTGAAGGCTGGCTGCCTGCTCCAGACCTGCGCATCGTACTTAGCGTGGCTGACCAAGGGCGATTGGCGCTGTTGGTAGCAGGCAGTGCCATTGGTGAGCGCGTGCTTAATACCCTTGCCAAGCAAGCTGATGAGATGCAACAGGAGCACGGTGTGACTCAATGGATATGA
- a CDS encoding N-acetylmuramoyl-L-alanine amidase produces MDMNNTLKHLTRMLVAGCLALVANISALQAATVESMRLWAAPDHARLVFDLSAAAPANVFSLDNPARLVIDLEESRLDTDVSTLPLEGSAIDAVRTGNRDGGGLRVVLELNRNISPRHFTLPPNDQYGHRLVVDLEYPGESAVENPIDPIEAMIRDQEIMAQRAGVQATAQLPESQTARPAEQRPAEVQPAQPHPQRDIIIAVDAGHGGEDPGAIGPAGTREKDVVLEISRRLAAEINSAQGFKAVLIRDGDYYLGLRQRTQLAREQKADFFVSIHADAFTSPRPQGSSVYALSQRGASSETAQWLADSENRADLIGGVDGSLSLRDKDQVLRGVLLDLTMTATLNDSLSIGGQVLEQLGRINRLHKSRVEQAGFMVLKSPDIPSLLIELGFISNPDEERRLRDPVHQQGLATAIFRGMREHFERNPPPASLLAWQRDNQRRPSGNEYRIQSGDTLSAIAVRHGVPVNQLKQANDLNGDVIRVGQVLRIPSS; encoded by the coding sequence ATGGATATGAACAACACGCTCAAGCACCTCACGCGTATGCTAGTGGCGGGGTGCTTAGCCCTTGTAGCGAATATTTCAGCGTTGCAAGCGGCAACGGTTGAAAGTATGCGCTTATGGGCTGCACCTGATCACGCGCGGTTGGTGTTTGATCTTTCGGCAGCGGCGCCGGCCAATGTCTTTTCGCTGGATAACCCGGCGCGTTTGGTTATTGACCTTGAAGAGAGCCGCCTGGATACCGATGTCTCGACGCTACCCCTAGAGGGCAGCGCCATTGATGCTGTCCGTACAGGCAACCGAGACGGCGGTGGCCTGCGGGTTGTTTTAGAACTTAACCGGAATATATCGCCGCGCCATTTTACGCTGCCTCCTAACGATCAGTACGGCCATCGTTTGGTGGTCGACCTTGAATACCCGGGTGAGAGTGCGGTAGAAAACCCCATCGACCCTATTGAGGCGATGATCCGCGATCAAGAGATCATGGCGCAGCGGGCGGGTGTACAGGCAACTGCGCAACTGCCAGAGAGCCAGACAGCTCGACCTGCTGAGCAGCGTCCGGCGGAAGTTCAGCCTGCACAGCCCCATCCGCAGCGCGATATCATTATCGCGGTTGATGCGGGCCACGGGGGAGAAGACCCCGGTGCGATTGGCCCTGCTGGTACAAGAGAAAAAGACGTTGTACTGGAAATATCGCGGCGCTTGGCAGCTGAGATAAATAGTGCCCAAGGGTTTAAGGCGGTGCTAATCCGCGATGGTGATTACTACCTGGGTCTTCGTCAGCGCACGCAGCTTGCTAGAGAGCAGAAAGCCGACTTTTTTGTTTCTATCCATGCCGATGCCTTCACTAGCCCTAGGCCCCAGGGCAGTTCGGTGTATGCGCTCTCTCAGCGGGGGGCCTCGTCTGAAACGGCCCAGTGGCTGGCGGATAGTGAAAACCGTGCAGACTTGATTGGCGGGGTTGATGGCAGCCTTTCTTTGCGTGACAAGGATCAAGTCCTGCGAGGTGTGTTGCTGGATCTCACGATGACCGCAACGTTAAATGATTCGCTCTCCATCGGTGGGCAGGTGCTAGAGCAGCTTGGTCGCATCAATCGTTTGCATAAGTCCAGGGTGGAGCAGGCGGGCTTCATGGTGTTGAAGTCGCCAGACATCCCTTCGTTGCTGATTGAGTTAGGGTTTATCTCCAACCCAGATGAAGAGCGGCGCCTTCGCGACCCTGTGCATCAGCAGGGGTTAGCGACGGCGATTTTCAGAGGGATGCGCGAACATTTCGAGCGTAATCCGCCACCCGCGAGCCTGTTAGCTTGGCAGCGTGACAACCAGCGCCGGCCAAGCGGTAATGAGTACCGAATCCAATCAGGAGATACACTGTCAGCGATTGCGGTACGCCACGGTGTGCCAGTGAATCAGCTCAAACAGGCCAATGACCTGAATGGCGATGTTATTCGGGTTGGCCAAGTGTTACGTATTCCTAGTTCATGA
- the mutL gene encoding DNA mismatch repair endonuclease MutL, protein MRIHVLDPRLANQIAAGEVVERPSSVTKELIENAIDAGSQRIEVEIEQGGARLIKVRDDGIGISEQDLPLALARHATSKISSLEDLEGVSSLGFRGEALASISSVSRLELTSNADEDPRQGWRVVAEGRGMEAKVMPAPHPRGTSVAVRDLFFNTPARRKFLRTEKTEFAHVEEAFRRQALSRYDIAWVLRHNQKVVHQLPQGNTPAARERRIASLLGKNFIEHARYIEREAGGLRLSGWVGLPTHSRSQADQQYFFVNGRVVRDRLVAHAVRQAYRDVLYNGRHPVFVLYLELDSDVVDVNVHPTKHEVRFRDGRIVHDFLYSSLHHCLAASKPSEEQSASDAQALEAPESDTPSQVEQPAPRWQQQGMPLSEGQGRHPGAERVRRFMQGYQALHPDHEETLLTPQSSPPGQQPAATAVREVPQVMPAYDATEAPPLGFALGQLHGVYILAQNTQGLVLVDMHAAHERIVYERMKNQLAAAKGVDAQPLLVPVSLAASRSEVATAESERDAIIQLGVELDVAGPETLLVRQLPALLAQADPEALVREMLEELSRFGRTHQVEARIHELLSTMACHGSVRANRRLTLDEMNALLRDMERTERSDQCNHGRPTWTQMSMKALDRLFLRGQ, encoded by the coding sequence ATGCGTATCCATGTGCTTGACCCCAGGCTGGCTAACCAAATAGCCGCGGGAGAGGTCGTTGAGCGACCGTCTTCGGTGACTAAAGAGCTCATTGAGAACGCTATAGATGCAGGTAGCCAACGCATTGAGGTGGAGATCGAGCAGGGTGGAGCCCGGCTCATTAAGGTGCGCGATGATGGTATTGGCATTAGCGAGCAAGACTTGCCGCTGGCGCTTGCGCGACACGCGACGAGTAAGATCAGCAGTCTCGAAGATCTCGAAGGGGTGAGTTCGCTAGGTTTTCGCGGGGAGGCGCTTGCCTCTATCAGTTCCGTCTCGCGCTTGGAGTTAACCTCCAATGCGGACGAAGACCCCCGCCAGGGCTGGCGGGTAGTGGCAGAGGGGCGGGGTATGGAGGCGAAGGTTATGCCAGCGCCGCACCCCCGTGGCACGAGCGTCGCCGTGCGCGATCTGTTTTTCAACACCCCAGCACGGCGCAAATTTTTGCGCACCGAAAAGACCGAGTTTGCCCATGTGGAAGAAGCCTTCCGTCGCCAAGCGCTATCTCGCTACGATATTGCCTGGGTGCTGCGCCATAACCAGAAAGTGGTTCACCAGCTTCCGCAGGGCAATACGCCTGCTGCTCGCGAGCGGCGTATTGCCTCGCTGCTGGGTAAAAACTTTATCGAGCATGCCCGCTATATTGAGCGCGAAGCGGGCGGTCTGCGGCTCAGTGGCTGGGTCGGTTTGCCAACCCACTCTCGCTCGCAAGCCGACCAGCAGTATTTCTTTGTTAATGGGCGCGTCGTGCGTGACCGCTTAGTGGCTCATGCGGTGCGCCAAGCTTATCGCGATGTGCTGTATAACGGGCGCCATCCCGTGTTTGTCCTCTATTTGGAGCTAGACTCGGATGTAGTGGACGTCAACGTTCACCCCACCAAGCATGAGGTGCGCTTCCGTGATGGACGCATCGTGCACGACTTCCTTTACTCTAGCTTGCACCACTGTTTGGCGGCTTCCAAACCCTCCGAGGAGCAGTCGGCGTCAGACGCTCAGGCGTTAGAAGCGCCAGAATCCGACACGCCCAGCCAAGTAGAACAGCCAGCCCCACGCTGGCAGCAGCAGGGCATGCCGCTATCAGAAGGTCAGGGGCGGCACCCTGGTGCTGAGCGCGTGCGCCGCTTTATGCAAGGGTATCAAGCGCTGCATCCGGACCATGAAGAGACGCTGCTCACCCCCCAGTCGAGTCCGCCCGGCCAGCAACCGGCCGCCACGGCAGTGCGAGAAGTGCCGCAGGTGATGCCTGCCTATGATGCCACCGAGGCACCACCGCTGGGCTTTGCATTAGGCCAGCTGCACGGGGTATATATTTTGGCGCAAAATACTCAGGGTTTAGTGCTGGTGGATATGCACGCGGCCCATGAACGCATCGTTTATGAGCGTATGAAAAACCAGCTGGCAGCTGCCAAAGGCGTTGATGCGCAGCCACTTTTGGTGCCGGTTTCGCTGGCAGCGAGCCGTAGTGAAGTTGCCACCGCCGAGAGCGAGCGCGATGCCATCATTCAGCTAGGCGTGGAGCTAGACGTAGCAGGGCCAGAAACACTACTGGTGCGGCAATTACCTGCGCTACTGGCTCAGGCTGATCCGGAAGCGTTGGTGCGTGAAATGCTTGAGGAGCTTTCGCGCTTTGGCCGCACGCACCAAGTGGAAGCACGTATTCATGAGCTGCTTTCTACTATGGCGTGTCATGGCAGCGTGCGCGCTAATCGGCGTTTAACGCTTGATGAAATGAACGCGTTGCTGCGGGATATGGAGCGCACAGAGCGTAGTGATCAGTGTAATCATGGCCGCCCGACCTGGACGCAAATGAGTATGAAAGCACTCGACCGGCTGTTTCTGCGCGGTCAATAA
- the miaA gene encoding tRNA (adenosine(37)-N6)-dimethylallyltransferase MiaA, which yields MADKRPLAIFLMGPTAAGKTDTAIALHERLGHEIISVDSAMVYRGMDIGSAKPSDEELLRAPHRLIDIRDPADPYSAADFREDALQEMRQITAAGKVPLLVGGTMLYYKRLVEGVANLPAADYAIRQRLETQRQAEGLEGLHRLLIEVDPVSAARIHPNDPQRLMRALEVYYASGRPMSTLWAEQTPETFPWRVLSIALAPSDRLVLHERIAQRFKTMLDEGLIDEVAALKKRNDLHLGLPAMKSVGYRQVWEYLNGEYDKAALLERGIIATRQLAKRQLTWLRRWPSLTWIDSQQPDALDKVLKFVRESGA from the coding sequence ATGGCGGATAAACGCCCCTTGGCTATTTTTTTAATGGGTCCTACGGCGGCAGGGAAAACAGATACCGCCATCGCGCTACATGAACGACTAGGGCACGAAATAATTAGCGTTGACTCTGCCATGGTCTATCGTGGAATGGATATCGGCAGCGCCAAGCCCAGCGACGAAGAGCTTCTACGTGCCCCGCATCGGCTGATTGATATACGTGACCCCGCCGACCCGTATTCAGCGGCAGATTTTCGCGAAGATGCGCTGCAAGAGATGCGGCAAATCACCGCGGCAGGCAAGGTTCCTCTTTTGGTGGGCGGTACCATGCTCTATTACAAACGTTTGGTGGAAGGGGTGGCGAATTTACCCGCTGCCGACTACGCCATTCGTCAACGCTTAGAGACACAGCGCCAAGCGGAGGGACTTGAGGGCTTGCATCGTTTGCTTATCGAGGTTGATCCTGTCTCTGCGGCGCGCATACACCCTAATGATCCGCAGCGTTTAATGCGTGCATTAGAGGTGTATTACGCCAGCGGTCGGCCAATGAGCACCTTATGGGCGGAACAGACGCCGGAAACCTTTCCTTGGCGGGTGCTGTCCATAGCGCTAGCACCTAGTGATCGCTTAGTGCTTCACGAACGTATCGCCCAGCGTTTCAAAACAATGTTGGATGAGGGCTTGATAGATGAGGTGGCTGCCCTCAAAAAGCGTAATGACCTTCACCTGGGGCTGCCTGCTATGAAAAGCGTAGGCTACCGACAAGTGTGGGAGTATTTAAATGGTGAGTATGACAAGGCGGCACTATTAGAGCGCGGCATTATTGCGACTCGTCAGCTTGCCAAGCGGCAATTAACGTGGTTAAGACGCTGGCCCTCGCTGACATGGATAGATTCGCAGCAGCCAGATGCTTTGGATAAGGTGCTGAAATTCGTGCGTGAAAGCGGTGCTTAG
- the hfq gene encoding RNA chaperone Hfq has product MSKGQSLQDPYLNILRKERIPVSIFLVNGIKLQGQIESFDQFVILLRNTVSQMVYKHAISTVVPSRNVRLPAQDPAAPDADI; this is encoded by the coding sequence ATGTCCAAAGGGCAGTCCCTTCAAGATCCGTACCTGAATATTTTGCGCAAGGAGCGCATTCCGGTCTCTATCTTCCTGGTAAACGGCATTAAGCTGCAAGGCCAGATTGAATCGTTTGACCAGTTTGTCATCTTGTTGCGTAACACAGTCAGTCAGATGGTTTACAAACACGCTATTTCCACGGTCGTGCCCTCGCGCAATGTGCGCCTGCCAGCACAAGATCCCGCCGCGCCTGACGCGGACATCTAA
- the hflX gene encoding ribosome rescue GTPase HflX: MFFERPDAGETAVLVHVDFHDEQAREDPGEFLELVRSAGAEPATLLTASRQRPDSRTFIGTGKLEELRAMLAAHEAELVIFNHSLKPSQERNLEHELKCRVLDRTGLILDIFAQRARTHEGKLQVELAQLEYMSTRLIRGWTHLERQKGGIGLRGPGETQLETDRRLLRVRIKSIHRRLDKVRSQREQNRRARSRAEIHSVSLVGYTNAGKSTLFNALTNAEVYAADQLFATLDPTLRRLEIEDVGPVVLADTVGFIRHLPHKLVEAFRATLQEAAEATLLVHVIDAADPDRDLNVEQVNRVLEEIGADSVPVLKVMNKIDRLDSAPRIERDGQGTPEVVWLSAQQGQGLELLHEALTERLANDVIGFSLTLSPEQGKLRAGLHELNAVREETFDEQGHSVLDVRLPRRDFNQLMAQLGERANTYLPETLRETDEW; encoded by the coding sequence TTGTTTTTTGAACGCCCAGACGCCGGTGAAACGGCAGTTCTTGTTCACGTTGATTTCCATGATGAACAAGCACGTGAAGACCCGGGTGAGTTCTTGGAACTCGTGCGATCTGCTGGTGCAGAGCCTGCGACATTGCTCACAGCTAGCCGCCAACGACCTGACTCCAGAACGTTTATAGGGACAGGTAAGTTGGAAGAGCTGCGGGCAATGCTCGCAGCTCACGAGGCCGAACTGGTGATCTTCAACCACTCGTTAAAACCTTCCCAAGAGCGCAATCTTGAGCATGAGCTCAAGTGTCGTGTGCTTGACCGTACCGGCTTGATACTTGATATATTTGCACAACGGGCAAGAACACACGAAGGTAAGCTGCAAGTAGAGCTTGCCCAGCTTGAATATATGTCCACGCGCCTTATTCGTGGGTGGACTCACCTAGAGCGCCAGAAAGGCGGTATTGGTCTGCGTGGCCCGGGTGAAACCCAGCTCGAAACTGACCGCCGTCTTTTAAGAGTGCGCATCAAGTCTATTCATAGGCGGCTTGATAAAGTGCGCAGTCAGCGTGAACAGAATCGGCGCGCTCGTTCTCGGGCAGAGATTCACAGCGTATCGCTGGTAGGCTATACCAATGCGGGAAAGTCAACGCTGTTTAATGCATTAACGAACGCTGAGGTGTACGCTGCTGACCAGCTCTTCGCAACGCTGGACCCAACGCTTAGGCGCCTTGAAATTGAGGATGTTGGCCCCGTTGTATTAGCGGATACAGTGGGCTTTATTCGTCATCTCCCTCATAAGTTGGTCGAGGCGTTTCGTGCCACTTTGCAAGAAGCTGCTGAAGCAACGCTGCTAGTGCACGTTATTGATGCGGCTGACCCTGATAGAGACTTGAACGTAGAGCAAGTGAATCGCGTTCTTGAAGAGATCGGCGCTGATAGTGTGCCGGTTCTTAAGGTCATGAATAAAATTGACAGGTTGGACAGCGCGCCGCGTATTGAGCGCGATGGACAGGGTACGCCGGAAGTGGTTTGGCTATCTGCCCAGCAAGGGCAGGGCCTAGAGCTGCTGCATGAAGCACTCACTGAGCGCTTGGCAAACGATGTTATTGGCTTCTCGCTGACGCTCTCGCCTGAGCAGGGCAAATTAAGAGCGGGTCTTCACGAGTTAAATGCCGTGAGGGAAGAGACGTTTGACGAGCAAGGCCACTCCGTATTGGATGTGCGCTTGCCACGACGTGACTTTAACCAGCTAATGGCTCAGTTGGGTGAGCGTGCTAATACCTATTTACCTGAAACGCTGCGCGAAACCGACGAGTGGTAG
- the hflK gene encoding FtsH protease activity modulator HflK, translated as MAWNEPGGGNQHDPWSSGGRRGNNGGDRGGNGGNNGGDNGGNNGGNNQGPPDLDEALKKFQDKLNGMLGGGKKGGGGGKGTGGGKGDGGKPRNTLALPGLLVVVALAIWAASGFYLVDQSERGVVLRFGEYQGIVDPGLQWNPPLIDDVRMVNVTRVRSVSQTQSMLTRDENIVEVEISAQYQVANPRDFVLNVRDPGLSIENALDSALRHVVGGTDMIEILTSGREILGSSVASRLQTYLDAYGAGIRLQTINIESTSAPAPVIDAFDDVIRAREDRQRTINEGMAYANAIIPAAQGQAQRVVEQGQGYRESVVAEAQGQANRFNALLTEYRNSPAIMRERMYLDAIEEVFGNTPKVLLDISENAPLMYLPLDQMRGGSGSSSASSNNSSSNSSETVDPRVLDSLRTGQGSSSSSNSSIRREGR; from the coding sequence ATGGCCTGGAACGAGCCTGGTGGTGGTAACCAGCACGACCCCTGGAGCAGCGGTGGCCGACGCGGTAATAACGGCGGCGATCGTGGCGGTAATGGTGGCAATAATGGAGGTGACAACGGCGGCAATAACGGCGGCAACAATCAAGGTCCACCTGACCTTGACGAAGCGCTGAAGAAATTCCAAGACAAGCTTAACGGTATGTTAGGCGGTGGCAAGAAAGGTGGCGGTGGCGGTAAAGGCACGGGCGGTGGTAAAGGTGATGGCGGCAAACCCCGCAATACCTTAGCCCTGCCTGGCCTACTGGTAGTGGTTGCCCTGGCTATCTGGGCGGCGTCTGGCTTTTATCTGGTTGACCAATCCGAGCGCGGTGTTGTGCTTCGTTTTGGTGAATACCAAGGCATCGTTGATCCTGGCTTGCAGTGGAACCCGCCATTGATTGATGACGTGCGAATGGTCAACGTGACGCGAGTTCGCTCCGTCTCGCAAACCCAGTCTATGCTTACTCGCGATGAAAACATCGTCGAAGTCGAAATATCTGCGCAGTACCAAGTCGCCAACCCGCGTGATTTTGTGCTCAACGTTCGTGATCCGGGGCTTTCCATTGAGAACGCACTGGATTCGGCGCTGCGTCACGTGGTGGGCGGTACGGATATGATTGAGATTTTAACCTCAGGTCGTGAAATTCTGGGTAGCTCGGTCGCAAGCCGCTTGCAAACCTACCTAGACGCTTATGGGGCAGGTATTCGTCTGCAAACCATTAACATTGAGTCGACCTCAGCGCCCGCACCGGTGATTGATGCGTTCGATGATGTTATCCGTGCCCGCGAAGATCGCCAGCGTACCATTAACGAAGGTATGGCTTATGCCAATGCGATCATCCCGGCTGCACAAGGTCAGGCGCAGCGCGTGGTTGAGCAAGGCCAAGGTTACCGCGAGTCAGTGGTTGCTGAAGCGCAGGGTCAGGCTAATCGCTTTAATGCGCTGTTAACCGAGTACCGTAATTCGCCCGCCATTATGCGCGAGCGCATGTACCTAGATGCGATCGAAGAAGTGTTTGGTAATACGCCGAAAGTGTTGTTGGATATTAGCGAAAACGCGCCATTAATGTACCTGCCTTTAGATCAAATGAGAGGCGGTTCAGGCAGCAGTAGTGCTAGTAGCAATAACAGCAGCAGTAATAGCAGCGAGACGGTTGATCCGCGTGTCCTGGATTCCCTACGCACTGGTCAGGGCAGTTCGTCGTCGAGTAATAGCTCCATTCGCAGGGAGGGCCGCTAA
- the hflC gene encoding protease modulator HflC, whose protein sequence is MINNRSLLIVGGLAAVAWLASNSLYVVDETERAVKLRFGEVIEENIQPGLHVKIPIAQTIRKFDTRLLTLDTDTSRYLTLEQKAVIVDSYVKWQVINPTRYYEATAGDELMAIRLIQPRVDESLRNEFGRLNLQEIIAERRDDLMTGPTSELDALMRDELGVAIRDIRIKRIDLPQDVSAAVFERMRSEREREAREWRAQGQEEAERIRANADRRRQVLLAQANERSETLRGEGDAEAAAIFSQAYSQDEEFFAFWRSLNAYRESFAGDNNLLVLEPDSDFFRYLRSAAPSNGE, encoded by the coding sequence ATGATTAATAATCGATCCCTGCTAATCGTAGGTGGCCTTGCGGCCGTGGCTTGGTTGGCCAGCAACAGCCTGTATGTGGTGGATGAAACCGAACGTGCTGTTAAACTGCGTTTTGGTGAGGTAATTGAAGAAAACATCCAGCCTGGGCTGCATGTTAAAATCCCGATTGCTCAGACCATTCGTAAGTTTGACACCCGCTTACTGACGTTGGATACCGATACCAGCCGTTACCTTACCCTTGAGCAGAAGGCGGTAATTGTTGATTCCTACGTTAAGTGGCAGGTCATCAATCCGACGCGTTACTACGAGGCTACAGCCGGTGACGAGTTGATGGCGATTCGCCTGATTCAGCCGCGTGTTGACGAAAGTCTGCGTAACGAGTTTGGTCGTCTTAACTTGCAAGAGATCATTGCAGAGCGTCGCGATGACCTGATGACTGGGCCTACCTCTGAGCTTGATGCGCTGATGCGCGACGAGCTAGGTGTGGCGATTCGTGATATTCGAATCAAGCGCATCGATCTACCGCAAGATGTTTCAGCCGCCGTCTTTGAGCGGATGCGCTCTGAGCGTGAGCGTGAAGCCCGTGAGTGGCGTGCTCAGGGTCAGGAGGAAGCTGAGCGGATTCGTGCTAATGCGGATCGTCGTCGCCAAGTGCTACTCGCCCAGGCTAACGAGCGTTCTGAAACGCTGCGTGGTGAGGGTGATGCAGAAGCAGCCGCGATTTTCTCTCAGGCGTACAGTCAAGACGAAGAGTTTTTCGCTTTTTGGCGTAGTCTGAACGCTTATCGAGAAAGTTTCGCTGGCGATAACAACTTGCTGGTACTTGAGCCAGACAGTGATTTCTTCCGCTATCTGCGCAGTGCTGCTCCCAGTAACGGCGAGTAA